DNA from Oxyura jamaicensis isolate SHBP4307 breed ruddy duck chromosome 19 unlocalized genomic scaffold, BPBGC_Ojam_1.0 oxy19_random_OJ89449, whole genome shotgun sequence:
CACCTCCCACAGCCCCCACACAGACCCCGCAGGGGACCTGAGCCACACACACATCCCCACCTGCTGCAATGGCCCCGATCAGCGGCTGCACGATCAGGGCGAAGGGGTAGTTCCAGGCACCGATCACCAGCACCACCCCCAGCGGCTCAGGGTAGATGTACGCCTCGTCCCGCATCGTCAGCAGGTTCTTCTTCACCGGCTGAGGGGCCGCCCAGGATGGCAGCTTCTCCATGACCAGAGCAAGCTCCCACAACACGCCCAGGATCTCATGGCTGTAGGCATTGTGCCCACACTGCAATGAAAGACAGCTCACTGAGGGTGTGGACAACAGGCACCCAcctcccc
Protein-coding regions in this window:
- the LOC118158111 gene encoding aldehyde dehydrogenase family 3 member A2-like, whose product is MEKLPSWAAPQPVKKNLLTMRDEAYIYPEPLGVVLVIGAWNYPFALIVQPLIGAIAAGNAVVVKPSEVSKHTSQLIADIFPQYLDQVSVALYLMLGLS